A single region of the Sorghum bicolor cultivar BTx623 chromosome 7, Sorghum_bicolor_NCBIv3, whole genome shotgun sequence genome encodes:
- the LOC8056901 gene encoding patatin-like protein 2: MAPVYTGAVHGTNGGSGLTLNPAVVAQRALSLGGASTPLSSSTPPAYGNIVTVLSIDGGGVRGIIPGTILGFLEEKLQEFDERPEARLADYFDVIAGTSTGGLVTAMLTAPNKEGRPLFAAKDINDFYLKNCPKIFPPNSSGGPLGLFKKLSGPKYDGKYLHSLVRELLGETKVSQALQNIVIPTFDIKLMQPTVFSKYDAINDVSKDALLSDVCISTSAAPTYLPGHQFETKDKDGKPRAFNLIDGGVAANNPTLLAMTDVSKQILLGNQDFFPIKPADYGKFMVLSLGTGTAKAEEKFDAVQSSKWGLLGWLSNKDTTPIIDSFSQASADLVDIHASVLFQALHSERQYLRIQDDELTGETSSVDVSTMENLNRLVDVGKGLLKKPACKVNIETGKNEPDVKRGTNEDELIRFAKMLVRERRARIQRKGDNTI; encoded by the exons ATGGCGCCCGTGTATACTGGAGCGGTCCACGGCACCAACGGCGGCTCCGGCCTGACCCTGAACCCGGCCGTGGTGGCGCAGCGGGCGCTCAGCCTCGGCGGCGCGTCCACGCCGTTGTCGTCGTCCACGCCGCCGGCCTACGGGAACATCGTCACCGTGCTGAGCATCGATGGCGGCGGCGTGCGCGGGATCATTCCCGGCACCATCCTCGGCTTCCTCGAGGAGAAGCTGCAG GAGTTTGATGAGCGACCGGAGGCGAGGCTGGCGGACTACTTCGACGTGATCGCCGGGACGAGCACCGGCGGGCTGGTGACCGCCATGCTCACGGCGCCGAACAAGGAGGGCCGGCCGCTCTTTGCCGCCAAGGACATCAACGACTTCTACCTCAAGAACTGCCCCAAGATCTTCCCACCAAACAGCAGCGGCGGTCCTCTAGGGTTGTTCAAGAAGTTGTCGGGGCCCAAGTACGACGGCAAGTACCTCCACTCCCTCGTCCGGGAGCTCCTCGGCGAGACGAAGGTCAGCCAGGCGCTCCAGAACATCGTCATCCCGACCTTCGACATCAAGCTCATGCAGCCCACCGTGTTCTCCAAATACGAT GCCATTAACGATGTCTCCAAGGACGCTCTGCTCTCGGACGTGTGCATCAGCACGTCCGCCGCGCCGACGTACCTCCCAGGACACCAGTTCGAGACCAAGGACAAGGATGGCAAGCCCCGGGCCTTCAACCTCATCGACGGAGGCGTCGCTGCAAACAATCCT ACGCTGCTGGCGATGACGGACGTGAGCAAGCAGATCCTGCTGGGCAACCAGGACTTCTTCCCGATCAAGCCAGCGGACTACGGCAAGTTCATGGTGCTGTCGCTGGGCACCGGCACCGCCAAGGCGGAGGAGAAGTTCGACGCCGTGCAGTCCAGCAAGTGGGGTCTTCTGGGGTGGCTCAGCAACAAGGACACCACGCCGATCATCGACAGCTTCAGCCAGGCCAGCGCCGACCTCGTCGACATCCACGCCTCCGTGCTCTTCCAGGCGCTGCACTCGGAGAGGCAGTACCTCCGGATCCAGGACGACGAGCTCACCGGAGAAACGTCGTCCGTCGACGTGTCCACCATGGAGAACCTGAACCGCCTCGTCGACGTCGGCAAGGGGCTGCTGAAGAAGCCGGCGTGCAAGGTGAACATCGAGACAGGCAAGAACGAGCCCGACGTCAAAAGGGGCACCAATGAGGATGAACTCATCCGTTTCGCCAAGATGCTGGTACGCGAGCGCCGGGCTAGGATCCAGAGAAAGGGTGACAACACAATCTAA
- the LOC110437311 gene encoding uncharacterized protein LOC110437311 has product MAQSVEGVSGQLGEMLKQFAGFQQMLKSTMDSLEAIGTWQSTADQAFDDLREKAQSSSTALEEVTKRVELAATRVEALEARVAAPADPPPIHPNPVLGTLDLNTAPRTSSGSSSRDGERAKGHGDDCGGVLGHRPQYDNKGKQHASPMISPMDDVVHSGFRSPPFPKLEFPKFDGEFPRAWRDECEMFFEVYAVHPSLKTRMAALNFQGVAKTWLQTVQRSGRILEWDKLCDLVMSRFDRNQYQLLLKKLEALKQNGSVEDYQAEFEKLAHGILLYNNGYDETYFVTRFVAGLKEDIRSVISLHRPKDVDTASALALLQEEELSKSRGRNSGKDFHKGGVRSLGERPRSTESETLRQKGDDKLATLKDYRRKNGLCFKCGEKWGPGHKCPTQVSLHVIEELLDALEFEVDEQGSQDVEEVEEVVLAVGQELETNPVKRRTMKICGRIGKNDVLILIDSGSIGTFISDQLASKVGDARTSCPVTKYVAADGSPMLCQERIDKLQWQAQGHTFQSSVGILPLKCFDMILGQDWLESCSPMWVHWSKKLMRFTYQGKRITLQGLLSDVVQCPPIKSNKLQGLLNRQACTHLVQLSYQDSVTAVGNSEVIAAVQESQIPPEVQQLITEFSDIFQTPTALPPSRPFDHKIQLMPGAQPVNIRPYRYPPVQKDEIEKQLKEMLSSGIIQHSTSPYASPVLLVRKKDGSWRFCVDYRHLNAQTVKNKHPMPVVEELIDELAGAKWFTKLDFRAGYHQICIEPADTHKTAFKTHHGLFEFLVMPFGLTNAPATFQSIMNIIFAALLRKGLLVFMDDILIYTKTLSEHLNLLQQVFQILRDQRFYIKLSKCAFAQQEVEYLGHIISADGVATEATKVKAVEQWPIPDNLKELRGFLGLTGYYRKFIRHYGIISRPLSDLLKKNVPFVWTEQAEIAFQQLKSALVQAPVLAIPDFSKQFVLETDASDVGFGAVLMQEGHPVAYLSKAVCAKNRSLSTYEKECMAIIMAVEKWRPYLQHKLFVIKTDHRSLLHLSDQRITTKLQEKALFKLMDLQFQIVYSDQQLHSEDLEQWLTERNLLNDLLQHHLHRAQQRMKHQADKHRSEREFAVGDMVYLRLQPYIQSSVAPRSNQKLSFRFFGPFQIVARVGAVAYKLNLPDECRIHPVVHVSQLKRFVPPTTVVESDLSALPADPEEAVFPIQLLSSRMIQKGASSITQVKVHWTSLPSSLATWEELHDLRRRFPACAAWGQAAFQGGRNVSNQKATRATSIGG; this is encoded by the exons ATGGCGCAGTCGGTGGAGGGGGTGTCGGGGCAGTTGGGTGAGATGCTGAAGCAGTTTGCGGGCTTTCAGCAGATGTTGAAGAGCACGATGGATTCGTTGGAGGCCATCGGGACTTGGCAGTCGACCGCGGATCAAGCGTTCGACGATTTGCGTGAGAAGGCGCAGAGTTCGTCGACGGCGCTGGAAGAGGTGACCAAGCGGGTGGAGCTCGCGGCGACTCGAGTGGAGGCGTTGGAGGCAAGAGTTGCGGCACCTGCGGATCCACCTCCGATTCATCCGAATCCGGTGTTGGGGACCCTCGACCTCAACACGGCTCCCAGGACGTCCTCGGGCTCATCTTCGAGGGACGGGGAGCGGGCCAAGGGCCACGGCGATGACTGCGGCGGAGTCCTCGGACACCGGCCGCAGTACGACAATAAGGGTAAGCAACATGCTAGTCCGATGATTTCACCTATGGACGATGTTGTTCATTCTGGTTTTCGTTCCCCTCCTTTTCCCAAATTGGAGTTTCCGAAATTTGACGGCGAATTTCCTCGTGCATGGCGGGATGAATGTGAAATGTTCTTTGAGGTGTATGCGGTACATCCGTCGCTGAAGACGAGGATGGCGGCTCTGAACTTCCAAGGGGTGGCAAAAACTTGGTTGCAGACTGTGCAACGATCAGGCCGTATTCTGGAGTGGGACAAGTTGTGTGATCTGGTGATGAGTCGCTTTGACAGAAACCAGTATCAGTTGCTGCTCAAGAAGTTGGAAGCTCTGAAACAGAATGGGTCAGTGGAGGATTATCAGGCTGAATTCGAGAAGTTGGCGCATGGAATCCTGCTGTACAACAATGGGTATGATGAAACGTACTTTGTGACTCGGTTTGTGGCAGGGTTGAAGGAGGACATTCGTTCGGTGATCTCTCTGCATCGTCCAAAGGATGTGGATACTGCTAGTGCTTTGGCATTGCTCCAGGAAGAGGAGTTGAGTAAAAGCCGAGGTCGGAACTCAGGAAAGGATTTTCACAAAGGTGGGGTTAggagtttgggagaaagaccgAGATCAACAGAGTCAGAAACCCTGAGACAGAAAGGGGACGACAAGTTGGCAACTCTGAAGGATTATCGAAGGAAGAACGGGCTGTGTTTCAAATGTGGTGAAAAGTGGGGCCCGGGTCACAAATGTCCTACTCAAGTATCCTTGCATGTCATTGAAGAGTTGCTGGATGCTCTGGAATTTGAGGTGGACGAGCAAGGGTCGCAGGATGTGGAGGAGGTTGAAGAGGTGGTTCTGGCAGTTGGACAGGAGTTGGAAACTAACCCTGTCAAGAGGAGAACAATGAAAATCTGTGGAAGAATTGGTAAAAATGATGTGCTCATACTGATTGATTCTGGTAGCATTGGAACTTTTATCAGTGATCAACTTGCTTCTAAAGTTGGGGATGCCAGAACATCTTGCCCTGTGACCAAGTATGTTGCTGCAGATGGGAGTCCTATGCTCTGTCAGGAGAGGATTGACAAACTACAGTGGCAGGCTCAGGGTCATACTTTTCAGTCTTCAGTGGGAATTCTACCTCTAAAATGTTTTGATATGATTCTGGGACAGGATTGGCTGGAGTCATGTAGTCCAATGTGGGTGCATTGGTCCAAGAAGTTGATGAGATTCACTTATCAAGGGAAGAGGATAACATTGCAGGGTTTATTGTCTGATGTGGTTCAGTGCCCTCCAATAAAGAGCAATAAGTTGCAAGGCTTACTGAATAGGCAAGCCTGTACTCACTTGGTTCAGCTTTCTTATCAAGACAGTGTGACTGCAGTGGGTAACAGTGAAGTCATAGCAGCGGTGCAAGAGAGTCAGATTCCACCGGAAGTGCAACAGCTGATAACAGAATTTTCTGACATTTTCCAGACGCCTACTGCACTTCCACCATCCAGGCCTTTTGATCACAAAATACAACTCATGCCGGGGGCTCAACCTGTTAACATTAGGCCTTACAGATACCCTCCAGTTCAAAAGGATGAGATTGAGAAACAATTAAAGGAAATGTTAAGTAGTGGAATCATTCAGCACAGCACTAGTCCTTATGCTTCTCCTGTGTTGTTGGTAAGGAAGAAGGATGGCTCATGGAGGTTCTGTGTTGATTACAGACATCTTAATGCTCAAACAGTGAAAAACAAACATCCCATGCCAGTGGTGGAGGAGTTGATTGATGAATTGGCTGGAGCTAAGTGGTTTACCAAGTTGGACTTTAGagcagggtatcaccagatttGCATTGAGCCAGCAGATACTCATAAAACAGCATTTAAGACTCATCATGGGTTGTTTGAGTTCTTGGTTATGCCGTTTGGGCTCACCAATGCTCCAGCAACGTTCCAGAGTattatgaatatcatttttgctGCCTTACTGAGAAAGGGTTTGCTGGTTTTTATGGATGATATACTCATCTATACCAAGACTCTATCTGAACACCTCAACTTGTTGCAGCAGGTGTTTCAGATTTTGAGAGATCAGAGGTTTTATATCAAGCTGTCAAAGTGTGCTTTTGCACAGCAGGAGGTGGAGTACTTGGGTCATATCATATCTGCAGATGGGGTGGCCACTGAAGCAACAAAGGTAAAGGCAGTAGAACAATGGCCAATACCAGACAATCTTAAGGAATTGAGAGGATTCTTGGGGCTAACTGGATATTACAGGAAATTCATTAGGCATTATGGCATCATCAGCAGACCCCTATCTGACTTGTTGAAAAAGAATGTTCCTTTTGTCTGGACAGAGCAGGCTGAGATAGCCTTTCAGCAACTCAAGTCAGCATTGGTGCAAGCTCCTGTTCTTGCTATACCAGACTTTTCCAAACAGTTTGTGTTGGAGACCGATGCAAGTGATGTGGGTTTTGGCGCAGTCCTGATGCAGGAAGGGCATCCTGTAGCTTATTTAAGCAAGGCGGTGTGTGCCAAGAATAGGTCCTTGTCCACTTATGAAAAGGAGTGTATGGCTATCATCATGGCTGTTGAGAAGTGGAGGCCCTATCTACAACACAAGCTGTTTGTGATCAAAACTGACCATAGAAGCTTACTGCACCTTTCTGATCAAAGGATTACCACTAAGCTGCAGGAAAAGGCTCTATTCAAACTAATGGACTTGCAGTTCCAGATTGTGTATAG TGACCAGCAGCTTCATTCAGAGGACCTAGAGCAGTGGTTGACAGAACGGAATCTGTTGAATGATCTGTTACAACATCATCTTCATCGTGCCCAGCAACGAATGAAACATCAGGCTGACAAGCACAGGAGTGAGCGGGAGTTCGCAGTCGGTGACATGGTGTATCTGCGCTTACAGCCATACATTCAGTCGTCCGTTGCTCCAAGATCGAATCAGAAGCTTAGTTTCAGATTCTTTGGACCCTTCCAGATTGTAGCCAGGGTTGGTGCAGTGGCATATAAACTGAATCTACCTGATGAATGTCGTATTCATCCAGTGGTTCATGTGTCTCAGCTCAAGCGGTTTGTTCCACCAACGACGGTGGTGGAATCGGATTTGAGTGCGTTGCCGGCGGACCCAGAGGAAGCAGTGTTCCCCATTCAGTTGCTCTCCTCCAGGATGATTCAGAAGGGTGCTTCTTCAATTACTCAGGTCAAGGTTCACTGGACATCTCTACCGTCTTCGCTGGCGACCTGGGAGGAGCTTCATGATCTTCGTCGCAGGTTCCCAGCATGTGCAGCTTGGGGTCAAGCTGCGTTTCAAGGGGGAAGGAATGTCAGCAACCAGAAGGCTACCCGGGCCACATCTATTGGTGGCTGA
- the LOC8083558 gene encoding patatin-like protein 2 — translation MAPVYAGELAGTSGSGSGLTLNPVARRALSRGASTSTLGTPKSPPPAYGSIVTVLSIDGGGVRGIIPGTILGFLEEKLQELDGPDARLADYFDVIAGTSTGGLVTAMLTAPNKDGRPLFAAKDINDFYLEHCPKIFPSGSGGPLGLFKSMAGPKYDGKYLHSIVRELLGETRVSQALQNIVIPTFDIKLLQPTVFSRYDAMSDVSKDALLSDVCISTSAAPTYLPGHQFQTTDKDGKPRAFNLIDGGVAANNPTLLAMTHVSKQILLGNQDFFPIKPADYGKFLVLSLGTGSAKVEEKFDAVESSRWGILGWLYNKGATPIIDSFSQASSDLVDIHASVLFQALHCSSKSYLRIQDDELKGETASVDVSTRENLNRLVGVGKALLKKPACKVNIETGRNEPDGHRGTNEEELVHFAQMLVDERRARLQKKGNSTVLV, via the exons ATGGCGCCGGTGTATGCTGGGGAGCTCGCCGGCACCagcggctccggctccggcctGACGCTGAACCCGGTGGCGCGGCGGGCGCTCAGCCGCGGCGCGTCGACGTCGACGCTGGGCACGCCCAAGTCGCCTCCGCCGGCCTACGGGAGCATCGTCACCGTGCTGAGCATCGACGGCGGTGGCGTGCGCGGGATCATCCCGGGCACCATCCTCGGCTTCCTCGAGGAAAAGCTGCAG GAGCTCGACGGGCCGGACGCGAGGCTGGCGGACTACTTCGACGTGATCGCCGGGACCAGCACCGGCGGGCTGGTGACGGCCATGCTCACGGCGCCGAACAAGGACGGCCGTCCGCTCTTTGCTGCCAAGGACATCAACGACTTCTACCTCGAGCACTGCCCCAAGATCTTCCCATCCGGCAG CGGCGGTCCTCTGGGGTTGTTCAAGAGCATGGCAGGGCCCAAGTACGACGGCAAGTACCTCCACTCCATCGTCCGGGAGCTCCTCGGCGAGACGAGGGTCAGCCAGGCGCTCCAGAACATCGTCATCCCCACCTTCGACATCAAACTCCTCCAGCCCACTGTCTTCTCCAGATACGAT GCCATGAGCGATGTCTCCAAGGACGCTCTGCTCTCCGACGTCTGCATCAGCACGTCCGCCGCGCCGACCTACCTTCCAGGCCACCAGTTCCAGACGACAGACAAGGACGGCAAGCCCCGGGCCTTCAACCTCATCGACGGTGGCGTCGCCGCAAACAATCCG ACGCTGCTGGCGATGACGCACGTGAGCAAGCAGATCCTGCTGGGAAACCAGGACTTCTTCCCGATCAAGCCAGCGGACTACGGCAAGTTCTTGGTGCTGTCGCTGGGCACGGGCTCCGCCAAGGTGGAGGAGAAGTTCGACGCCGTGGAGAGCAGCAGGTGGGGAATCCTGGGGTGGCTCTACAACAAGGGAGCCACGCCGATCATCGACAGCTTCAGCCAGGCCAGCTCCGACCTCGTCGACATCCACGCCTCCGTGCTCTTCCAGGCGCTGCACTGCAGCAGCAAGAGCTACCTCCGGATCCAGGACGACGAGCTCAAGGGCGAGACGGCGTCCGTCGACGTGTCCACCAGGGAGAACCTGAACCgcctcgtcggcgtcggcaagGCGCTGCTGAAGAAGCCGGCGTGCAAGGTGAACATTGAGACTGGCAGGAACGAGCCGGATGGACATAGGGGCACCAATGAGGAGGAGCTCGTCCATTTCGCTCAGATGCTGGTAGATGAGCGACGTGCGAGGCTTCAGAAGAAGGGCAACAGCACAGTACTGGTGTAA